The sequence below is a genomic window from Phaeodactylum tricornutum CCAP 1055/1 chromosome 27, whole genome shotgun sequence.
CCGCTGTATTGCTTGCGCATAGCAGGGGAAACTCGTGTGGCATGTTGACCGACTCCATGGACGCGTATATATTGCAGTACGAGCTTGCCTTGCGAGAATAACGTTGCGTGACGAATGTCAATCCGTCTCGATCTGCTTCCAATGAGAGTCGAGGCTTTCCTGCTTTGATGGCTGTTAGATTCCCGGGATCAGAAGTCGGCCTGCCACGACTATTTCTAAGGTAGTGCAGTTTGGCATTTGAATCCCAACGACTGCTCGTTCGTCCTATTCATGGACACCCAGCTAGTtccgaaagaaaaaaaaaaccaCTCCGTCCATGGACGAGCCTTCATGTTGGACCGCGAACAACGCGCGATATCGTGTGATGGGTTTCCTTCCCGCTTTTACCGATGTCGTCCCGGAACTGGGACAACGATACAAAATTTCGGTTTTAGGATTCGCAAGTTTCCGGGTTGGTGCTTACGTGGGCCAGCAAACCACACGCCTCGTCGCCCACCTCATCGCCTTGGAAGGTTTTGATTGGTCGCCATCATATGGCTCGTGAGGCGTCCTCCCTTTCAGACACCCACGCGTTCGTGTCTCTCTTGGTTGTTGCCGTTCCAATGGGAAAATATCCATCCATCAGAAACCAATCCACTGCCCATCGGCACTCACACTTTTTGCGTTCCGCGAATCCATCACCAGCACAGATCGACTGTATCATCGATACCAAGTTTCTCACTAACAATCGAAAATTGTCACAATGATGGAAGGATCAGTCTCTGAAGCCCCCAACAAACACGGGTCGACAAGTAATCCCGTAGCGACACGTGTCCGCGCTGTTTCGGTTTCCAACGCGTCATCAACCTCCGCCAGTAAAACCAACAAACGCAAGTCTACCAGTCTGCCCACCGAGACTGTCGAATACCTAAAAGCATGGATGATGAGCCCGGAACACATTGCTCATCCATATCCGACGGAAcaggaaaaggccaagatcaTGGCGGACACCTGTATCGAATTGAAGCAACTCACCAACTGGTTCGTCAATAATCGCAAGCGCTACTGGAAGCCAAGAGTCGAAGCCCGCGTCCAGACGCAAGCTTCCTTCAAGACTGCCCCATCCAACACTAGCAAAAACACTGCTGATACGGAGACCGCCCCGGTTGATCTTTTCGACCCTGATTTGGCGATTGTGGCAACGACAACCGGCTCGGCGAACCAACCAGAGATCTCCGCTCCGAGTGACGTTCCGTTGGCCAAGATTGTTTCTGTTGCCAGCTTTCAAGCTCTTCTGGAAAAGGCTTCTGTCAGTCTATCGCCGATCAGTACTCACAACTCCGTCTTTCACCACGTGGAATCACTCCTCAATGGTCCTTCTCGACTGGTTTCGGATGCGTCCGACAGCAGCTCGATTGGAACCGAGGACGAAACCTCGAGCAACACTAGTACCGCAGGGTCTGTCACAACGCCACAGTCGGAGGGCATCAAGACGGAACAAACATCGGTTCACATACTGCGTCATACCGGACAAGTCCCGACAGTCGAAGATGTTACGATCCTTACCAATGTTCCGGCGGAACGCATTCTCCGAACCTTTGATGATTGCGTCTTGAGTTACCGCGTGCCCACGTCCGGGAATCGGAAAAAGGTAGGTCGTGGGAGTCCTGGAGCTCGGAGCACTTTGCGGCGATATCTCTTGATTGGTAATAGTGTCTCACAATCTCCGTTCGTTTGGTTTCGCAGAGTCAAAGTCGTCGGGACGCCGAAATCGTACGCACCAAGAAGCACTACCTCAAGGTTTACATGGCAGAAGTTGCGGAAGCGAGCAAGGCTCGCAACGAGATCCGTGCTACGGCTTGGACCAAACGAGCCCGATCACCAGCGGGAAATGAGGCTACCGCGGAAGACCCTTTGTCGCCCCGCGCTAAGTTTCGCCGGGTCAGTGTCCAACTTTGGCAGGATGCCTGCCGATCGGCCTCGCACGGGTATGACCACGATGCGTTACCAACCTTGGAAGAAGCTTCGCAGCTTTTTGGCTACAGCAATAGCGATTGCGTCGACTGTGTATCCAACTAGTCTCAAGACGTACCGGGGCCTTCTGTGTTTTTTGGCTCTTTTATCTGCGCACCTTCACCCGCTCAATCCACCACTCGCTCGCGGACTGCCTGTCACACATTCACGTCTTTCCTTCTGTCTCGGCTCGACGAGGCATCGCATCACCACTTGATTTACACTGCCGGCCTGCCGTCAATCAAGGCAACGGCGTCTACCTAGATTACGAATGGCGCCGTGACAAAGCTACACTCGCGGCACTTGCAATTCGAGGCCGGATTGCACCcgttttctcctttttgtaTTTGATCCATCTACTCATCTTATTCGCAAGGGTATGTTTCCTCAATGCCTGTTTTCGCACAAAATAACCACGTTATAACGATAGTCCACCAAGGTTTAGCATCTACTTTAGCAGACGTACAGTAtgtgttgttgacaatttGTAGTGTTTGACTTATTTATTCCGCTGGCCGAGATTCCGAACTAGAGAGTGTACGCACGTGCCTCGTGGAATAACAATACCTACGAATCCGCCGTTTGCTCCAGCATTTGTCTCCGGCCTTTGACTTCGTACTTGCCGAATTTCTTCCACCGTTCCTTCGGAGCGTGTTCCTTGGGCTCGGGGAGACGATGCCATACGTTAAAGTCGGGCACGGCCCGAGCCTTGCCCACCGTCGCCGACTTGGATTCCTCATTCTGTTCTTGTCCGTCGGCTTCGCCTTCCACCCCGACTCCGCCACACATGTGGATGGTCCCGTCCAACCCCACCACAATCGAGTGGACGTAGCCGCATTCCACATCGACCGCTAGTACCGGTGATCCGTCCTCTTCCCGGTAGACACTGACACGCCGCGGAAGGGTGACTTGATTCCGGGCCATGCCTAGTCCAATGCGGCCGCCGTCGGTCTTGCCCCAGCCGTACACCGAGCCTCTGGTCGAGACGGCCATGCTAATGTCGACACCGGCACTCATTTGCAGTATCCGTGTGCGCTCGCTCCCGTCCTCTTCCGGTTCGTCGAAAGCGGTAATCCGGACGGGGTGCATTTGGGATTGCGTGTCACCGTGTCCGAGACAACCGCCACTGCCGGCCCCGCACGAATAGAGTGCGCCCTCTTGCGAAAGTAACAGGGAATGGCGGTGACCCGCGCTGGCGCCGACCATGGGAATGCCCTGCAGCGACTCGATCACTTTGGGTATACACTGATCACTGGAATCGTCGAGCGACAGATTGGCAATGAGATCCAAATGAGCCATGAGTTCGGCCGCAAAGTTGCGGCCTTCGAGTAGTGC
It includes:
- a CDS encoding homeodomain transcription factor (contains homeodomain; DNA-binding); translation: MMEGSVSEAPNKHGSTSNPVATRVRAVSVSNASSTSASKTNKRKSTSLPTETVEYLKAWMMSPEHIAHPYPTEQEKAKIMADTCIELKQLTNWFVNNRKRYWKPRVEARVQTQASFKTAPSNTSKNTADTETAPVDLFDPDLAIVATTTGSANQPEISAPSDVPLAKIVSVASFQALLEKASVSLSPISTHNSVFHHVESLLNGPSRLVSDASDSSSIGTEDETSSNTSTAGSVTTPQSEGIKTEQTSVHILRHTGQVPTVEDVTILTNVPAERILRTFDDCVLSYRVPTSGNRKKSQSRRDAEIVRTKKHYLKVYMAEVAEASKARNEIRATAWTKRARSPAGNEATAEDPLSPRAKFRRVSVQLWQDACRSASHGYDHDALPTLEEASQLFGYSNSDCVDCVSN